The proteins below come from a single Plasmodium sp. gorilla clade G2 genome assembly, chromosome: 13 genomic window:
- a CDS encoding riboflavin kinase / FAD synthase family protein, putative, with the protein MVNDKYHKIALIDADYYIINYSSTITTYIQHICNNLLNNNRNEVNLKDKSNEKRKINDKSDDFLYRQKQIICMFMLKIFLNNLDKNLNLFDYLIIVINKYFQLVQKYKLTNTYENIKIEDNIEICKNKKDTNVDVSKLGEGQECHKEISLSDDLNKKIEINNNINNKSITTKITTTTKTTNSNNNNNDNQVMLDSINISNLNNLSKDKIITTQNHHYNHLIHNLIENNNYINIDNIINSQLCFINIKDNEYDKCSKNKSSTCVEINNIYEEQKCNNTNYNETHKFNDECQDNSLIMSDEYNFIDSTNKDIKKLFPDMINNKKLLINYNKINIKLKRFDDTINIYDLINGYKVYENVGSLYEIKNLFRILILSKLHIGVYNLLDFLKKKNIFMLFYSSNKNLTNLLFKYNKIYKYYQNYYNVIDSLDELKKYEEDCHKFLIFSNRPCFICHAKRHGIFYTAIGNSKNDDSDKNEKNKNSNNIENNKNYYNRKSSNCDDIDWTNEIYEQKKSDESIIENFSNEYNNVVYPYIKNCNLTLDILSWRMIYIFKKYLYIYGKVVKGFGRGSKYLNLPTANIFHPNFISADIMPGIYFGICKLRDKIFKSVISIGYNPYFKNKHMTIEAFLYYKTDDLFYDENIHLIIIGIIRSESNFAYFSHLIQAIQFDCELARIVLGKLKNNETFQQCKFFLNNIK; encoded by the coding sequence ATGGTTAATGataaatatcataaaataGCTTTGATAGATGCAGATtactatataattaattatagtAGCACAATAACTACATATATTcaacatatatgtaataatttgTTGAATAACAATAGAAATGAAGTGAATCTGAAAGATAAAAGTAATGAAAAACGTAAAATCAATGACAAAAGTGATGACTTTCTATATAGgcaaaaacaaataatatgcatgtttatgttaaaaatatttctaaaCAACCtagataaaaatttaaatttgtttgattatttaattattgtaataaataaatattttcagtTGGTTCAAAAGTATAAATTAACAAATACTTatgagaatataaaaatagaggataatattgaaatatgtaaaaataaaaaggatacAAATGTAGATGTCAGTAAATTAGGAGAAGGACAAGAGTGTCATAAAGAAATAAGTTTATCGGATGAcctgaacaaaaaaattgaaataaataataatattaataataaatcaataACAACAAAAATTACAACGACAACAAAAACTACTAATagtaataacaataataatgacaatCAAGTGATGCTTGATTctattaatatatctaatcttaataatttatcaaaggataaaataattacaacacaaaatcatcattataatcaCTTAATACACAATttaattgaaaataataattatataaatatagacaATATTATAAACTCTCAATTAtgctttattaatataaaagataatgaATACGACAAATGTAGTAAGAACAAATCATCCACGTGtgtagaaataaataatatatatgaggaacaaaaatgtaataatacaaattacAATGAAACACATAAATTTAATGATGAATGTCAAGATAACTCTTTAATCATGTCtgatgaatataattttattgacagtacaaataaagatattaaaaaactTTTTCCAGACATGATAAACAATAAAAAGCTTCTTatcaattataataaaattaatataaaattaaaacgTTTTGATGatactataaatatatatgatttaataaatggATATAAGGTTTATGAAAATGTAGGTAGTttatatgaaattaaaaactTATTTCGTATATTAATACTATCAAAATTACATATAGGTGTATATAACTTATTAGATTttttaaagaagaaaaatatttttatgttattttatagttcaaataaaaatttaacgAATCttttattcaaatataataaaatatataaatactatcaaaattattataatgtaaTTGATTCATtggatgaattaaaaaaatatgaagaagatTGTCAcaaatttcttatttttagtAATCGCCCATGTTTTATTTGTCATGCTAAAAGACATGGCATATTTTATACAGCCATAGGGAATAGCAAAAATGATGATagtgataaaaatgaaaagaacaaaaatagtaataatattgaaaataataagaattattataatcgTAAAAGCTCAAATTGCGATGATATAGATTGGacaaatgaaatatatgaacaaaaaaaatcagATGAATCTATTATTGAAAACTTTTcgaatgaatataataatgttgtttatccatatataaaaaattgtaaTTTAACGTTAGATATTTTATCATGgagaatgatatatatatttaaaaagtatctttatatatatggaaaagTTGTTAAAGGATTTGGAAGAGGAAGTAAGTATTTAAATTTGCCAACGGCCAATATTTTTCATCCAAATTTTATATCAGCTGATATTATGCCTGGAATATATTTTGGTATATGTAAATTAAgagataaaatttttaagagTGTTATATCTATTGGATATAAtccttattttaaaaataaacatatgaCAATAGAAGCTTTCTTATATTACAAAACAgatgatttattttatgatgaaaatattcatttaattattattggAATTATTAGAAGTGAAAGTAATTTTGCATATTTCTCACATCTTATTCAAGCTATTCAATTTGATTGTGAACTAGCCAGAATTGTACTTGGCAAAttgaaaaataatgaaactTTTCAACAATGTAAGTTTTTTCTCaacaatataaaatga
- a CDS encoding high mobility group protein B4, putative: protein MDRKKPKAPPSSYLIFCNYERENAKNTLLQKCDKETIRITDIQKELSNKWKNLPEDERKKYEEQAQILKLKYNEELIEWKNHSNENISGDLVINHTAKFPVMKIQKIMQLNRNVKKVNNEAINIFQKAVMMFLIELVNKTIEFKDEKNTARNITSFDILSCIQREGIKYKFLEDCIYLLKEERGQTFFDEEDIQEESLFDLCEEDKKEYNYDVEEKKISKLKKKVQGNNKIKDKAGINKNIYADITTFFKKI from the exons ATGGACag AAAAAAGCCCAAGGCACCACCATcttcatatttaattttttgtaattaCGAAAGGGAAAATGCAAAGAATACTTTATTACAAAAATGTGACAAGGAAACA ATTCGAATAACTGATATACAAAAAGAATTAAGTAACAAATGGAAAAATCTCCCAGAAGATGAGAGAAAG aAATATGAGGAACAAGCACAAATAttgaaattaaaatataacgAAGAACTAATAGAATGG AAGAATCattcaaatgaaaatatatcagGAGACTT ggTTATAAACCATACAGCCAAATTTCCTGTGatgaaaatacaaaaaattatgcAATTAAATAGAAACGTAAAAAAG gTTAATAATGAagctattaatatatttcaaaaagcAGTG atGATGTTTTTAATAGAACTGGTGAACAAAACAATCGAATTTAAGGATGAAAAAAACACAGCTAGAAATATAACTTCATTTGACATAT tgTCATGTATACAGAGGGAaggaattaaatataaatttttagaag attgtatatatttattaaaagaagaaagagGACAGACCTTTTTCGACGAAGAAGATATACAGGAAG aatcaTTATTCGATTTATGTGAAGAAGATAAGAAGGAATACAATTATGATgttgaagaaaagaaaataagtaaactcaaaaaaaaagtacaagGAAATAATAAGATAAAAGATAAAGctggaataaataaaaacatatatgcTGATATTacaacattttttaaaaaaatataa